The sequence CCGCTCTTCAGCCCCATCGAGGCGTAGTCCTCGGGGGTCGTCTCTTCCATCTTCCGGTACACGGCCACGCGGCGTTCCTCCCTGGCGATCGGGTCAGCAGTCGAGGTACATCTTGATCTCGAGCGGATGCGTGCGGTTGCGCACCGCCATCACGTCGCGCTCGCGTTTCAGGCGGATCCAGTCGGCGACGAGTTCGGCGCTGAAGACGTCGCCGGCGAGCAGGAACCCGTGGTCGGCCTCGAGGGCGTCCAGCGCCTCCTCGAGGGAGCCGGGAAGGGCGGCGATGCGGCCGCGTTCCTCCGGGTCCATGTCGAACATGTTCACGTCGTAGGGGCCGAAGCCGAGTTTTCCGGGATCGAGTTTCCGGCGGATGCCGTCGATCCCCGCCATCAGCTGCGCGGCCATCGCGAGGTAGCTGTTGCACGTCGCGTCCGGGGGACGGAACTCGATCCGCTTGGAGGCGGGGCTGTTGGCGTACTTCGGTATCCGGATCGCCGCCGAACGGTTCGCCAGCGAGTAGAAGGAGTGTACCGGCGCCTCGAAACCCGGAATGAGCCGCTTGTAGGAATTCGTCGAGGGGTTGGTCAGGGCGAGCAGCGCCGGGGCGTGGACGAGCAGCCCTGCGACGTAGCGGCGGGCGAGCACGCTGAGGCCGCCGTACCCCTTCGCGTCCCAGAAGAGCGGCTTGCCGGACTTGAAGAGGTGCTGGTGGAAATGCATGCCGCTTCCCGCCTCGCCGTGGACCGGTTTCGGCATGAACGTGGCCGTCTTTCCCGCCTGGTGCGCCGTCATGCGCGCGAAGTACCGCACCATCATCGAGATGTCGGCCGAGCGCGTGAGCGTGTCGAACGCGGTCTCTATCTCGACCTGCCCGTGGCCGCCCACCTCGTGATGGTGATAGATCACGCGGACCCCGGCATCCTCGAGCAGGGTGACCGTGCGGTCGCGGATATCGGCGAGGCTGTCTCCCGGGGGAAGGGCGTGGTAGCCGCCGAAGGGCAACAGGCCGACGCGGCCGTCGCCGTCCCCCTCGGCCGGCGAGATCTCGTAGCCGAGGCCGAGGTTCGTGTCGCCCATGGCGACCTCGTCGAAGATGTAGTACTCGAATTCGGGCCCCCACATGGAGCGGTCGGCGATGCGGGTCGAGCGGAGGTAGGTTTCCGCATGTTCCGCGATGCCCCGCGGATCGCGCGAGAACGCCTTTTTCGTATCGGCCTCGACAATGCGGCAGAGGAAGGAGATCGTCGGCTCTTCCCGGAAGGGATCGACGAATCCCGTCGCGATGTCGGGGACGAGCGAGAGGTCGCCCGCCTCGAGGCTCTTCATGCCGGGGAAATTCGAGCCATCGAAGCCGAGGCCGTTCGTGAAGAGCGTTTTGCCGACACCGGAGGCGGGAAGGGTCAGGTGATGCCAACGGCCGAAGAGATCGGTGAACTTGAGGTCGATATGCCTGATGTCGCGGGCGCCGATCGTCCGCTTGAGTTGCGCGATCGAGGAAAAGATGGCCAACCTCCTTGCGGCAGCGTGATTACGCTTTATCTGAAAGCGCGTAACCATATGTACGCGCGGCCTTCCAATATAGCGGACAAATATCGACACTTCAAGCGATTATTGCCGCCGCCGGCGCTGCCCGGGGGGACATTTCGCGTTGACAATCCGGGCCGGCGCTGGCAGGGTATGTCGAAACCCTGTCCGGGAGGAACAGATGAGCGAACAGAAGGTCATGAACCGCTGGATCGTCGTCGTCGGGGCGATCCTGATCCAGCTCTGTCTCGGCGCGATCTACGCGTGGAGCGTCTTCACCAAGCAGATCACCATCCCCGTCGCCGACGGGGGGCTCTACGGGTTCTCGACGAAGCAGGCCATGGGCGTCTTCTCGGCGGGCCTGGTCACCTTCGCCGTCGTCATGGTCCTCGCCGGGCGGCTCCAGGCGCGGATCGGCCCGCGGCCCGTCGCCGTCCTCGGCGGGATCGTCCTCGGCGCCGGCTACGTCCTCGGCGCCTTCCTCGGCGGATCGTTCACCGCGCAGCTCGTCTGCATCGGCATCGTCGGGGGCGCCGGGATCGGCCTCGCCTACGTCGTGCCGATCGCCGTGGGCGTGAAGTGGTTCCCCGACAA is a genomic window of Candidatus Krumholzibacteriota bacterium containing:
- a CDS encoding MFS transporter; its protein translation is MSEQKVMNRWIVVVGAILIQLCLGAIYAWSVFTKQITIPVADGGLYGFSTKQAMGVFSAGLVTFAVVMVLAGRLQARIGPRPVAVLGGIVLGAGYVLGAFLGGSFTAQLVCIGIVGGAGIGLAYVVPIAVGVKWFPDKKGMISGLAVAGFGFGATLWVKLAGSWFGGLLNTTSFFGLPGVQSVFFIYGIVFLLLVLIGATVMVNPPA
- the glnA gene encoding type I glutamate--ammonia ligase, with product MVTRFQIKRNHAAARRLAIFSSIAQLKRTIGARDIRHIDLKFTDLFGRWHHLTLPASGVGKTLFTNGLGFDGSNFPGMKSLEAGDLSLVPDIATGFVDPFREEPTISFLCRIVEADTKKAFSRDPRGIAEHAETYLRSTRIADRSMWGPEFEYYIFDEVAMGDTNLGLGYEISPAEGDGDGRVGLLPFGGYHALPPGDSLADIRDRTVTLLEDAGVRVIYHHHEVGGHGQVEIETAFDTLTRSADISMMVRYFARMTAHQAGKTATFMPKPVHGEAGSGMHFHQHLFKSGKPLFWDAKGYGGLSVLARRYVAGLLVHAPALLALTNPSTNSYKRLIPGFEAPVHSFYSLANRSAAIRIPKYANSPASKRIEFRPPDATCNSYLAMAAQLMAGIDGIRRKLDPGKLGFGPYDVNMFDMDPEERGRIAALPGSLEEALDALEADHGFLLAGDVFSAELVADWIRLKRERDVMAVRNRTHPLEIKMYLDC